One window of the Manihot esculenta cultivar AM560-2 chromosome 14, M.esculenta_v8, whole genome shotgun sequence genome contains the following:
- the LOC110630980 gene encoding protein DETOXIFICATION 16 isoform X1, giving the protein MPVKERSATQGQRRMERGEKSGLESSLIPSQELDEEEEEEEEEELCKQNCCRGDFIEEAKKQLWLAGPLIAVSMLQYCLQVISVMFVGHLGELALSSASMASSFGSVTGFSVLLGMGSALETLCGQAYGAKQYHMLGIHTQRAMLTLLALSIPLAIIWFYTSTILIFVGQDHEISTGAGIFNRWMIPSLFAFALLQCLNRFLQTQNNVFPMMVSSGITASLHILICWVLVFKSGLGSKGAAMAITISYWINVFLLALYIKFSPACMKTWTGFSREALHDILSFVKLAVPSAIMICLEYWSFEMVVLLSGLLPNPKLETSVLSISLNTCWMVYMISVGLGGAISTRVSNELGAGHPQGARLALCVMIIIALSEGTVVGISTILVRREWGKLYSNEEEVIKYVANMMPLLALSDFLDGFQCVLSGAARGCGWQKLCAFINLGAYYVVAIPCALLFAFILHIGGMGLWMGIICGLLVQVVALVTVNACTNWDQEAEKAMHRVGETSSADVGVWKN; this is encoded by the exons ATGCCCGTTAAAGAGAGAAGCGCAACTCAG GGCCAAAGGAGAATGGAAAGAGGAGAAAAATCAGGCCTTGAATCTTCTCTTATTCCAAGCCAAGAacttgatgaagaagaagaagaagaagaagaagaagaattatgTAAACAAAACTGCTGCAGAGGGGAttttattgaagaagccaagaAGCAACTATGGCTTGCAGGGCCACTTATAGCAGTTAGTATGCTGCAGTATTGCTTACAAGTAATATCTGTTATGTTTGTTGGGCATCTTGGTGAGCTTGCTCTTTCTAGTGCTTCCATGGCATCCTCCTTTGGTTCAGTGACTGGATTCAGTGTATTG CTAGGAATGGGAAGtgcattggagacactttgtgGGCAAGCCTATGGAGCAAAACAATACCACATGCTTGGAATTCACACACAAAGGGCAATGCTAACTCTCCTAGCACTAAGCATTCCCTTGGCAATCATCTGGTTTTACACTAGCACCATCCTTATATTTGTAGGCCAAGATCATGAGATATCAACTGGAGCAGGAATATTCAATCGCTGGATGATTCCTAGCCTTTTTGCCTTTGCCTTGCTGCAATGTCTAAACAGATTTCTACAAACTCAAAATAATGTTTTTCCTATGATGGTCAGCTCTGGGATCACAGCATCTTTGCACATTCTTATATGTTGGGTTCTTGTTTTCAAGTCTGGACTTGGAAGCAAAGGAGCTGCAATGGCAATTACCATTTCTTATTGGATTAATGTGTTCTTATTAGCACTTTATATAAAGTTCTCTCCAGCTTGTATGAAGACTTGGACAGGGTTTTCAAGAGAAGCATTGCATGATATCCTCAGCTTTGTAAAGCTTGCAGTTCCATCAGCAATCATGATATG CTTGGAATATTGGTCTTTTGAAATGGTGGTTCTCTTGTCTGGTCTTCTCCCAAATCCCAAACTGGAGACGTCTGTACTATCAATAAG CCTTAACACATGTTGGATGGTCTATATGATCTCTGTTGGACTTGGTGGTGCAATAAG TACAAGAGTATCAAATGAACTGGGGGCAGGGCACCCACAAGGTGCGCGTCTGGCTCTCTGTGTCATGATCATCATAGCACTCTCAGAGGGTACAGTGGTTGGAATCAGTACAATTTTGGTACGAAGAGAATGGGGAAAGCTCTACAGTAATGAAGAAGAGGTGATCAAATATGTAGCTAATATGATGCCTCTATTAGCACTTTCTGATTTCTTGGATGGATTCCAATGTGTGCTCTCAG GTGCTGCTAGAGGATGTGGATGGCAGAAATTATGTGCATTTATCAATCTTGGGGCTTATTATGTTGTAGCAATCCCTTGTGCTTTGCTCTTTGCTTTTATCTTGCATATTGGAGGCATG ggactttggatggGAATCATATGTGGGCTCTTAGTACAAGTTGTGGCACTTGTTACAGTAAATGCATGCACTAATTGGGATCAAGAA GCAGAAAAAGCCATGCATAGAGTTGGGGAAACTAGCAGTGCTGATGTGGGAGTATGGAAAAACTAA
- the LOC110630980 gene encoding protein DETOXIFICATION 16 isoform X2: MERGEKSGLESSLIPSQELDEEEEEEEEEELCKQNCCRGDFIEEAKKQLWLAGPLIAVSMLQYCLQVISVMFVGHLGELALSSASMASSFGSVTGFSVLLGMGSALETLCGQAYGAKQYHMLGIHTQRAMLTLLALSIPLAIIWFYTSTILIFVGQDHEISTGAGIFNRWMIPSLFAFALLQCLNRFLQTQNNVFPMMVSSGITASLHILICWVLVFKSGLGSKGAAMAITISYWINVFLLALYIKFSPACMKTWTGFSREALHDILSFVKLAVPSAIMICLEYWSFEMVVLLSGLLPNPKLETSVLSISLNTCWMVYMISVGLGGAISTRVSNELGAGHPQGARLALCVMIIIALSEGTVVGISTILVRREWGKLYSNEEEVIKYVANMMPLLALSDFLDGFQCVLSGAARGCGWQKLCAFINLGAYYVVAIPCALLFAFILHIGGMGLWMGIICGLLVQVVALVTVNACTNWDQEAEKAMHRVGETSSADVGVWKN, from the exons ATGGAAAGAGGAGAAAAATCAGGCCTTGAATCTTCTCTTATTCCAAGCCAAGAacttgatgaagaagaagaagaagaagaagaagaagaattatgTAAACAAAACTGCTGCAGAGGGGAttttattgaagaagccaagaAGCAACTATGGCTTGCAGGGCCACTTATAGCAGTTAGTATGCTGCAGTATTGCTTACAAGTAATATCTGTTATGTTTGTTGGGCATCTTGGTGAGCTTGCTCTTTCTAGTGCTTCCATGGCATCCTCCTTTGGTTCAGTGACTGGATTCAGTGTATTG CTAGGAATGGGAAGtgcattggagacactttgtgGGCAAGCCTATGGAGCAAAACAATACCACATGCTTGGAATTCACACACAAAGGGCAATGCTAACTCTCCTAGCACTAAGCATTCCCTTGGCAATCATCTGGTTTTACACTAGCACCATCCTTATATTTGTAGGCCAAGATCATGAGATATCAACTGGAGCAGGAATATTCAATCGCTGGATGATTCCTAGCCTTTTTGCCTTTGCCTTGCTGCAATGTCTAAACAGATTTCTACAAACTCAAAATAATGTTTTTCCTATGATGGTCAGCTCTGGGATCACAGCATCTTTGCACATTCTTATATGTTGGGTTCTTGTTTTCAAGTCTGGACTTGGAAGCAAAGGAGCTGCAATGGCAATTACCATTTCTTATTGGATTAATGTGTTCTTATTAGCACTTTATATAAAGTTCTCTCCAGCTTGTATGAAGACTTGGACAGGGTTTTCAAGAGAAGCATTGCATGATATCCTCAGCTTTGTAAAGCTTGCAGTTCCATCAGCAATCATGATATG CTTGGAATATTGGTCTTTTGAAATGGTGGTTCTCTTGTCTGGTCTTCTCCCAAATCCCAAACTGGAGACGTCTGTACTATCAATAAG CCTTAACACATGTTGGATGGTCTATATGATCTCTGTTGGACTTGGTGGTGCAATAAG TACAAGAGTATCAAATGAACTGGGGGCAGGGCACCCACAAGGTGCGCGTCTGGCTCTCTGTGTCATGATCATCATAGCACTCTCAGAGGGTACAGTGGTTGGAATCAGTACAATTTTGGTACGAAGAGAATGGGGAAAGCTCTACAGTAATGAAGAAGAGGTGATCAAATATGTAGCTAATATGATGCCTCTATTAGCACTTTCTGATTTCTTGGATGGATTCCAATGTGTGCTCTCAG GTGCTGCTAGAGGATGTGGATGGCAGAAATTATGTGCATTTATCAATCTTGGGGCTTATTATGTTGTAGCAATCCCTTGTGCTTTGCTCTTTGCTTTTATCTTGCATATTGGAGGCATG ggactttggatggGAATCATATGTGGGCTCTTAGTACAAGTTGTGGCACTTGTTACAGTAAATGCATGCACTAATTGGGATCAAGAA GCAGAAAAAGCCATGCATAGAGTTGGGGAAACTAGCAGTGCTGATGTGGGAGTATGGAAAAACTAA
- the LOC110600275 gene encoding ATP synthase subunit beta, mitochondrial: protein MASRRLLSSFLRSSTRRSVSKSPFSSSNPKLSSPSPCSARSASPYGYLLTRAAEYATSTAAAAAAPPQTPPLKPEGGKGGGKITDEFTGKGAIGKVCQVIGAVVDVRFDEGLPPILTSLEVMDHSIRLVLEVAQHMGEGMVRTIAMDGTEGLVRGQRVLNTGSPIRVPVGRATLGRIMNVIGEPIDERGEIKTNHFLPIHREAPAFVDQATEQQILVTGIKVVDLLAPYQRGGKIGLFGGAGVGKTVLIMELINNVAKAHGGFSVFAGVGERTREGNDLYREMIESGVIKLGDKQADSKCALVYGQMNEPPGARARVGLTGLTVAEHFRDAEGQDVLLFIDNIFRFTQANSEVSALLGRIPSAVGYQPTLATDLGGLQERITTTKKGSITSVQAIYVPADDLTDPAPATTFAHLDATTVLSRQISELGIYPAVDPLDSTSRMLSPHILGEEHYNTARGVQKVLQNYKNLQDIIAILGMDELSEDDKLTVARARKIQRFLSQPFHVAEVFTGAPGKYVELKESITSFQGVLDGKYDDLPEQSFYMVGGIDEVIAKAEKIAKESAS, encoded by the exons ATGGCTTCACGCAGACTCTTATCCTCTTTTCTCCGATCATCCACTCGCCGATCCGTCTCAAAATCTCCTTTCTCAAGCTCCAACCCCAAGCTTTCTTCTCCATCTCCATGTTCTGCGCGCAGCGCGTCTCCTTATGGTTACCTCCTTACACGGGCGGCTGAGTACGCGACTTCCACCGCTGCCGCTGCCGCTGCCCCGCCTCAAACTCCTCCATTGAAACCCGAGGGAGGCAAGGGTGGTGGTAAGATCACCGATGAGTTCACCGGAAAGGGTGCGATTGGGAAGGTTTGTCAGGTGATTGGTGCCGTTGTGGATGTGAGGTTCGATGAGGGACTGCCTCCGATATTGACTTCTCTGGAGGTTATGGACCACTCGATCCGGCTAGTGCTGGAGGTGGCTCAGCACATGGGTGAGGGTATGGTTAGGACCATTGCTATGGATGGGACTGAAGGCTTGGTAAGAGGGCAGCGCGTCCTCAATACTGGGTCTCCTATCAGG GTGCCAGTGGGTAGGGCTACCCTTGGACGTATCATGAATGTTATTGGAGAGCCAATCGATGAGAGGGGTGAAATCA AGACCAACCACTTCTTGCCCATTCACAGAGAAGCTCCAGCTTTTGTTGATCAAGCCACTGAGCAACAGATCCTTGTAACTGGGATCAAg GTTGTTGATCTTCTTGCCCCATATCAAAGGGGAGGGAAGATTGGGCTTTTTGGTGGTGCTGGTGTTGGAAAAACTGTGCTTATTATGGAACTTATCAACAATGTCGCAAAAGCTCATG GTGGGTTTTCAGTGTTTGCTGGTGTTGGAGAGCGCACTCGTGAGGGTAATGACCTGTACAGGGAAATGATTGAGAGTGGCGTCATTAAGCTAGGAGATAAGCAG GCTGACAGCAAATGTGCACTTGTATATGGTCAAATGAATGAGCCCCCTGGTGCTCGTGCCCGTGTTGGTCTAACTGGGCTAACTGTAGCTGAACACTTCCGTGATGCTGAAGGGCAAGATGTGCTCCTCTTCATTGACAATATTTTCCGCTTCACCCAG GCAAACTCAGAAGTGTCTGCTTTGCTTGGTCGTATCCCATCTGCTGTCGGTTACCAACCAACTTTGGCTACTGATCTGGGAGGTCTCCAAGAGCGTATTACAACCACAAAGAAAGGTTCCATCACTTCTGTCCAGGCTATCTATGTGCCTGCTGATGACTTGACTGATCCTGCACCTGCTACAACCTTTGCTCACTTGGATGCCACTACTGTGTTGTCCCGACAG ATTTCTGAGCTGGGTATCTATCCTGCTGTGGATCCCCTTGATTCTACATCCCGCATGCTCTCTCCTCATATTTTAGGTGAGGAACACTATAATACTGCCCGTGGAGTGCAAAAGGTTCTTCAGAACTACAAGAATTTGCAAGATATCATTGCCATCTTGGGAATGGATGAGCTCAGCGAAGATGACAAGTTGACAGTTGCTCGAGCTCGTAAAATCCAGAGGTTCTTGAGCCAGCCATTCCATGTTGCAGAAGTTTTCACGGGTGCCCCTGGCAAGTATGTTGAGTTGAAAGAGAGCATAACAAGCTTTCAG GGTGTGTTGGATGGAAAATACGATGACCTTCCTGAGCAGTCATTCTACATGGTTGGAGGCATCGACGAGGTGATAGCCAAGGCAGAAAAGATTGCGAAGGAGTCAGCATCCTAA
- the LOC110600277 gene encoding fruit protein pKIWI502 isoform X1, with translation MSLTFSPPPLSRSSSSLPHALHTPPLLPMSILRRLTPRHLSLHINRNNRRRVASVAAAVRQDTTVWSQAPLSQIEPAAESLFHVTIDVSDFPDLATSHTQPGQYLQLRIPDVEKPSFLAIASPPSYAAAKGAFEFLVKSVAGSTAELLCGLKKGDVVELSQVMGKGFQLDRISPPEKYPTVLIFATGSGISPIRSLIESGFSADERSDVRLYYGARNLRRMAYQDRFKDWESSGVKIVPVLSQPDDSWTGETGYVQAAFYRAKKIDSPLATGVVLCGQKQMAEVIFLDWRGPYLCCKELGERCLFNN, from the exons atgtccctcactttctctccgCCTCCTCTCTCGCGGTCCTCCTCTTCTCTCCCCCATGCGCTTCATACCCCTCCCCTCCTTCCCATGTCTATCTTGCGCCGCCTGACTCCCCGCCACCTATCCCTACACATCAACCGCAACAACAGACGGCGTGTTGCTTCAGTCGCCGCTGCTGTTCGACAGGATACCACTGTTTGGTCCCAAGCCCCCCTCTCCCAGATTGAACCTGCTGCTGAGTCCCTCTTCCACGTTACTATCGACGTCTCCGACTTTCCCGACCTCGCCACGTCCCACACTCAACCTGGCCAGTACCTCCAGCTTCGCATCCCCGACGTTGAGAAGCCATCGTTCCTTGCTATCGCGTCACCGCCATCTTATGCCGCGGCGAAAGGCGCCTTTGAATTCTTAGTTAAGAGCGTGGCCGGCTCAACTGCTGAGCTGTTGTGTGGTCTTAAGAAAGGAGATGTAGTGGAATTGAGCCAAGTCATGGGGAAAGGTTTTCAATTGGATCGCATCTCGCCACCGGAAAAGTATCCTACGGTTCTGATTTTCGCGACTGGATCTGGAATCAG TCCAATTCGATCTCTCATCGAGTCTGGGTTTAGTGCTGACGAAAGATCTGATGTAAGACTGTATTATGGGGCTAGAAACCTCAGGAGAATGGCTTACCag GATAGGTTTAAGGATTGggagtcttctggtgttaagaTTGTACCGGTACTATCACAGCCAGATGATAGTTGGACTGGTGAAACTGGCTATGTACAG GCTGCTTTTTACAGGGCCAAGAAAATTGACAGCCCCTTGGCCACCGGTGTTGTACTTTGCGGGCAGAAACAGATGGCTGAG GTGATATTTCTTGATTGGAGAGGTCCATATTTGTGCTGTAAGGAGCTTGGTGAAAGATgtctatttaataattaa
- the LOC110600277 gene encoding fruit protein pKIWI502 isoform X2: MSLTFSPPPLSRSSSSLPHALHTPPLLPMSILRRLTPRHLSLHINRNNRRRVASVAAAVRQDTTVWSQAPLSQIEPAAESLFHVTIDVSDFPDLATSHTQPGQYLQLRIPDVEKPSFLAIASPPSYAAAKGAFEFLVKSVAGSTAELLCGLKKGDVVELSQVMGKGFQLDRISPPEKYPTVLIFATGSGISPIRSLIESGFSADERSDVRLYYGARNLRRMAYQDRFKDWESSGVKIVPVLSQPDDSWTGETGYVQAAFYRAKKIDSPLATGVVLCGQKQMAEILPNSSLIVGSDMQLPFPSLYQS; encoded by the exons atgtccctcactttctctccgCCTCCTCTCTCGCGGTCCTCCTCTTCTCTCCCCCATGCGCTTCATACCCCTCCCCTCCTTCCCATGTCTATCTTGCGCCGCCTGACTCCCCGCCACCTATCCCTACACATCAACCGCAACAACAGACGGCGTGTTGCTTCAGTCGCCGCTGCTGTTCGACAGGATACCACTGTTTGGTCCCAAGCCCCCCTCTCCCAGATTGAACCTGCTGCTGAGTCCCTCTTCCACGTTACTATCGACGTCTCCGACTTTCCCGACCTCGCCACGTCCCACACTCAACCTGGCCAGTACCTCCAGCTTCGCATCCCCGACGTTGAGAAGCCATCGTTCCTTGCTATCGCGTCACCGCCATCTTATGCCGCGGCGAAAGGCGCCTTTGAATTCTTAGTTAAGAGCGTGGCCGGCTCAACTGCTGAGCTGTTGTGTGGTCTTAAGAAAGGAGATGTAGTGGAATTGAGCCAAGTCATGGGGAAAGGTTTTCAATTGGATCGCATCTCGCCACCGGAAAAGTATCCTACGGTTCTGATTTTCGCGACTGGATCTGGAATCAG TCCAATTCGATCTCTCATCGAGTCTGGGTTTAGTGCTGACGAAAGATCTGATGTAAGACTGTATTATGGGGCTAGAAACCTCAGGAGAATGGCTTACCag GATAGGTTTAAGGATTGggagtcttctggtgttaagaTTGTACCGGTACTATCACAGCCAGATGATAGTTGGACTGGTGAAACTGGCTATGTACAG GCTGCTTTTTACAGGGCCAAGAAAATTGACAGCCCCTTGGCCACCGGTGTTGTACTTTGCGGGCAGAAACAGATGGCTGAG ATTCTTCCCAACTCGAGTTTGATTGTAGGTTCTGATATGCAACTTCCTTTTCCAAGTTTGTATCAATCATAA
- the LOC110600277 gene encoding fruit protein pKIWI502 isoform X3, which translates to MSLTFSPPPLSRSSSSLPHALHTPPLLPMSILRRLTPRHLSLHINRNNRRRVASVAAAVRQDTTVWSQAPLSQIEPAAESLFHVTIDVSDFPDLATSHTQPGQYLQLRIPDVEKPSFLAIASPPSYAAAKGAFEFLVKSVAGSTAELLCGLKKGDVVELSQVMGKGFQLDRISPPEKYPTVLIFATGSGISPIRSLIESGFSADERSDVRLYYGARNLRRMAYQDRFKDWESSGVKIVPVLSQPDDSWTGETGYVQAAFYRAKKIDSPLATGVVLCGQKQMAEEVASILVADGVWSEKILKNF; encoded by the exons atgtccctcactttctctccgCCTCCTCTCTCGCGGTCCTCCTCTTCTCTCCCCCATGCGCTTCATACCCCTCCCCTCCTTCCCATGTCTATCTTGCGCCGCCTGACTCCCCGCCACCTATCCCTACACATCAACCGCAACAACAGACGGCGTGTTGCTTCAGTCGCCGCTGCTGTTCGACAGGATACCACTGTTTGGTCCCAAGCCCCCCTCTCCCAGATTGAACCTGCTGCTGAGTCCCTCTTCCACGTTACTATCGACGTCTCCGACTTTCCCGACCTCGCCACGTCCCACACTCAACCTGGCCAGTACCTCCAGCTTCGCATCCCCGACGTTGAGAAGCCATCGTTCCTTGCTATCGCGTCACCGCCATCTTATGCCGCGGCGAAAGGCGCCTTTGAATTCTTAGTTAAGAGCGTGGCCGGCTCAACTGCTGAGCTGTTGTGTGGTCTTAAGAAAGGAGATGTAGTGGAATTGAGCCAAGTCATGGGGAAAGGTTTTCAATTGGATCGCATCTCGCCACCGGAAAAGTATCCTACGGTTCTGATTTTCGCGACTGGATCTGGAATCAG TCCAATTCGATCTCTCATCGAGTCTGGGTTTAGTGCTGACGAAAGATCTGATGTAAGACTGTATTATGGGGCTAGAAACCTCAGGAGAATGGCTTACCag GATAGGTTTAAGGATTGggagtcttctggtgttaagaTTGTACCGGTACTATCACAGCCAGATGATAGTTGGACTGGTGAAACTGGCTATGTACAG GCTGCTTTTTACAGGGCCAAGAAAATTGACAGCCCCTTGGCCACCGGTGTTGTACTTTGCGGGCAGAAACAGATGGCTGAG GAAGTAGCATCAATTCTAGTAGCAGATGGAGTCTGGAGTGAGAAAATACTAAAGAACTTCTGA
- the LOC110600053 gene encoding sarcoplasmic reticulum histidine-rich calcium-binding protein: MDCKKFIQLVEEKKKRALEKKEAPLKWEQKLEAAAKAKADAEAKERKQKVAKHKRSGSKSDTDSDSDSNNGRKSRKRTHKKHRKHAHSDSGDNEKRREKKSKRKPKRRSSDSSEDSSDGFESDSEEERRRKKRNNRRHRHHNARSNSSASDSSNDDDVDEVIKRRSHAKHRRCHKQSQSSASDFSSDDDNGTMKRRRHSKHRKRHHRSESSDSDLWSDEDRTSHAKHHKRHRRSRSMDSDDHRDDNRCDRRSHSLGRSSDDDNEEIRKLSHRRSGSHHHNHNKHRGHHSSGGKIGASSDEEGNLPPHGLHEGYGNHTQKADKMVNEKTYTNVVGLK, from the coding sequence atggaCTGCAAGAAATTCATCCAGTTGGTTgaggagaaaaagaagagagctTTGGAGAAGAAAGAAGCCCCCTTGAAATGGGAGCAAAAGTTAGAAGCTGCTGCGAAGGCAAAGGCTGATGCTGAAGCGAAAGAGAGGAAGCAGAAGGTAGCCAAACATAAGAGATCTGGATCAAAGTCTGACACTGACAGTGATAGTGATAGCAATAATGGGAGAAAGTCTCGAAAAAGAACCCATAAGAAACACAGAAAGCATGCCCACTCTGATTCTGGTGACAATGAGAAGAGGAGGGAAAAGAAATCCAAGCGAAAGCCAAAAAGACGGTCCTCTGACTCCAGCGAGGATAGCAGTGATGGTTTTGAGAGTGATTCTGAAGAAGaaaggaggaggaagaagagaaaCAATAGAAGACATAGGCATCACAATGCAAGATCTAATTCCAGTGCTTCCGATTCTTcaaatgatgatgatgttgatgaAGTGATTAAAAGGAGAAGCCATGCAAAGCATCGCCGATGCCATAAACAATCACAATCCAGTGCTTCAGATTTTTCAAGTGATGATGACAATGGTACAATGAAGAGGAGAAGACATTCAAAGCATCGCAAGCGTCACCACAGGTCAGAGTCAAGTGATTCAGATTTATGGAGTGATGAGGACAGAACAAGCCATGCGAAGCATCATAAGCGTCATAGGCGATCCCGTAGCATGGACTCCGATGATCACAGGGATGACAACAGGTGTGACCGAAGGAGCCACTCTCTAGGAAGGTCATCAGATGACGATAACgaagaaattagaaaattaagTCATAGGAGATCTGGAAGTCATCATCACAATCATAACAAGCACCGGGGCCATCATTCCAGTGGCGGGAAAATTGGTGCATCCTCAGATGAGGAGGGAAATCTTCCACCTCATGGTCTACATGAAGGCTATGGAAATCATACTCAGAAGGCTGACAAAATGGTGAATGAGAAAACTTACACTAATGTGGTTGGACTGAAGTAA